The sequence below is a genomic window from Tenacibaculum tangerinum.
AAATAATTGGTAATGTGCATTTGACACTCACATTTTTACCTTCTTTTTTGGCAGGGATAAATTGAGGGAGTTCATGTATAATTTCTTTGATACATTCTTTCAGTTTAGGGTGTGCCGCCCTCACTTTTACATCAGAAACATTCCCTAATGAGTCGATTGTAAATTGTGTATACATTCTTGTATTTCCTTTTTTTATTCCTAAATCTTTAAACAAATCATTACTAAACCTCTCTCGAATAAATTTGTTGAGTTCTTCTTCAAATTCAGAAGTAGTTTTTTTGAATTTAGGTTTACTGTCAACTTGAAAAAAGGAATACGGTTCAATGGGTTCCATGGCGGCTTCTCCTTCAACAATGACTCCAACAATAACAACTTCAGGAACACTGTCTTTTGGTTGTAATAGGATAGCTTCTTCTATTTCTTTCTTTTTAGGAAGTTTATTTACTTCTTCAATATCAAAAGGTTCTACGGGGTTTTTTAAAACTTTACCAGTATTTTCAATAACAGTTATCTCAGTTGTTGCTAAAAGTGGTGGAACTTTACAGTTGTTTTTCTGAATAAGAGTATCGTGATTCTTTTTTAAAATATCAATTCCTATTTCAGTTTTTGCAATAGAGTCAATTATTTCAACCTTTTCTATCTTTTGAATTTTTCCTGAATCTGTCTTGCAACTAAACAAGGTTGTTCCCATAGCAAACAATAAGGATATTATAAACAGTTTTTGAAAAGTTAAGGATTGATGAAACATTGTTTCTGGTAACTGAATTACAATGCTATCAAGCTGCTTTCTGTAAAAATGACCGCAAACTCTTTGTTCTTTATTTGCTATTAAATATTCTTGAATTTCTTTGGTTGATTTTTTAGTAAAATCGACTACTGTTTTTGAACAGGAGCTACAAAATTTTCCTTTCTCATTAGGCGTCATTGCATCCCAATTTTCATGACAAGGTTTTGGAATGGTAAGTTTATAGTTTTTCATAGTAAATAGTTTTGTTTAGAATTAACAAATATTATTCCAAAGAAATAAATTCAAGTATCTTTGAAAAAAGGTTTTTCAATGACTTCAGAAAACAAACTCATTTCTCAAAAGAAACCCGCTTTTCCTGTTAAGAAAAAGCTCGCCAATTATTTGAACAGGCATAAAAGAACCATACAAATTCCTATTTTTTATGACGATTTGTTACGTTTTCAAGGAGCTATATCGGTGTATGATAAACACGATAACGATACTTTGTGGGTTCGTGTTTATTACAATGAGTTTGAGCGAGAGGAAATAGATTTAAGTCTTAAACAGATATATAATATTTTACACTCTAACGGCTCGAATGCTAGCATACAACACCTAAATATCGATGCGGTAGACTTTTGTACTTTTGGTAATTCTAAGCCTTTTCGAGTAAAAGTTCGAAATATTTTAAATGACAACTATACCTATTTTTATGTAAAAAAAACCGATGCTTCTCGTATTTATGGTTTGGAGCTGGAAGATATTTTGTCGCCTTATAATTTGAACTTTTTGGTATATGAAGATACACTAATAGAAGAGCATATTTCAGGAATTCCTGGCGACGTGTTTATTAATGAATACTTAGATAGTTGTATTGACATAGAGAAGGCACAGATAGCCAAAGAATTTGTAAAATTTAACGAGCGTTGTATGATTCGTTTGTTAGGCGATATGCGTTCGTATAACTATGTGGTAGTGCCTACCCACGATTTTGAGAATGTGGTGTATAAAATACGTCCTATCGATTTCGACCAACAATGTTACGAAGGCAAGTTTAAAGTATATTATCCGCAGTTTTTCAAGGAAAACCTAAAGATGGTGCAATTGGTAGCAGACAAGCTTACCTCGAGTTCTATCGAACAATACCAGTTAGAAGAACGTTCGATTGTGGCTAAGAGAATTTTAGGATCACGTGCTCGCTTAGGTCGCTTGATAAAAGCCATGAAATCAGACACGATTTCTATTTCGAAAAACATTGCACAGCTAAAGGCTGAAATCTTTAATTTTACGGGTGATATTAATTTTAGAGATAGCGACGGAATGGGAGAGGTCTTGGAAAGTGCCTTAAATTTTGTTCGTAGAAATTACGAAGACGTAAGTATGAAAACCATTATTCAACAACAACAAAAACTACATTAATATCTTCTACTTCGAATACTTTCAATAACAACCGTTGCTAAAATCAAGCTTCCACCAACAAAAGTATTCCACGTCGGTACTTCTTTTAAGAAAATATATGCTAAAATAATTCCGAAAACTGGTTGAATACTACTAATAATACTTGCGGTCGATGCTGAAAAAAACTGTAATGAGTGTACCATTAAACTATGCCCTATAGCGGTAGTTAACAACCCTAAAAGTAATAGGTATGGGAGTTGCTCTTGAAACCCTGAAACATCCATAAAAAATAAAACCGGAACTAATACCACTGTAATGATTACTGTTTGATAAAACATGAGCATCACTCCGTTATACTGTTGTACATATTGTTTTAAAATTAAAATCCTGATAGAATAACACAGTGCCGAAAACAAGCCAAACAATATACCCTGAACCTGCGTACTTGTAACGTCGAAGTCAGGAGCTAAAATATAGAGTCCTAGCAAAACCAATAAACCTAAAACAAGGTGAATTGGGTTGAATTTTATTTTTAAAAACAAAGGTTCTAAAAAAGCAATCATTACTGGAAAAGTGTACAAAGAAAGCATGCCAATAGCCACATTTGATAGTTTTAAAGCATAGAAATACGTAATCCAATGCACCCCCATAAAAATTCCACTTATCAAAAATGGGAACAAATGCCTTCTCGATTGTATGGTCAGGTCAATTTTTTTAAATCGACAGAATGCATATAAAAATACCATCGCAAATACCGATCGAAACCATATAATAACTTCCGAAGGCATAGCAATATACCTACCCAATACTCCCGAGGTACTGATAAAAAAAGTAGCCAATACCAAACCTGCGAGGTTTTTATTATGGTTGTTTTGCATTTATGTTGTACTTATGTTTTTAAAAGACTATGTTACAAATATGTATAGGCGGCTAAGATGCCAAAATAGGGATCATTATACGCTCCTTTTTATCTTCCTCCACTAAAAAAGACTCACTGACACAAAATTCTTTAAAAATGTAATTCGTAGAGGCACTTAGAACTCTTAAACATGGTTGCCATTGTTAAAAAATTAATGTTCTACAAAAAAGAAACAAACCTGCGTGAAAGTACGAACTTTTACCCAAATCAATCTTTTTAGTTTATTATAATGCTGTTTTTTTATAGTTGTATAGGTCTTGTATAGGTGTATTATTATTGGCTTTCAGTTAATTATGCTAATATTGAAACCAAATCAATAAATCAAACCATTTATGAACACTTATTTTTATATAAAAAGAACAGCCCTGCTCTTTCTTTTAGGATTTGTATGGAATACGACTTTGACCCAAGCACAATGTCCTACAATTATTTGGCAAGACGAATTTAACAGTACCCAACTAGATGCCTCAAAATGGAATGTGCAACTCGGAGATGGTTGTGCCGAAGGTATTTGTGGTTGGGGAAACGGAGAACTACAATCGTATAATGAAGCGAATATCACTGTAAGTGATGGAACCTTAAAAATTACATCGAAAGTAGAGCGTACACGAGGATCAAGATATACCTCAGGAAGAATTAACACCAAAGGAAAAGCTTCTTTTGCGTACGGTCGTATAGAAGCCTCTATAAAACTCCCTGTGGGTGATGGTTTATGGCCTGCATTTTGGATGCTTCCTACTGATGAGGTTTACGGCTCTTGGCCACAAAGTGGTGAAGTTGATATCATGGAATTTACTGCTTCTCGTCAAAAGGAAGTATATGGATACATTCATTATGGAGATTTGTATCCTAACAATCAATCGCAAGGAAGCATTTTCGACTTAAAACAAGGAGTTTTTCCAGATCAATTTCATGAGTTTGCCATCGAATGGGAACCTGGTGAAATTAGATGGTATGTAGATGGAATTTTATATTCGACAAAAAAACCAGAAGACCTGGCACCTTACCAATGGCCTTTTGATCAAGATTTTTACTTGCTACTCAATGTTGCCGTTGGTGGTAACCTTGGAGGAAATGTAAACGATAGTATGCTCCCTGCTACTATGGAAGTAGACTATGTACGCGTGTACGATGGTGTAAAAACGCACATAACAGGTAACGATGTGGTATCAAACCAAGCATCACAAATTACCTATACCCTTAACAATTTAAGTCCTGGAACTTCTGTAAACTGGACTGTTCCTACGGGTGCTACCGTAGTAAGTGGACAAGGGAGTGCTTCGGTTGTTATCGACTTCGGTTCAGAAAGTGGTGTTGTATCGGCTTCTTTTAATAACGGATGTGAACCTACATCGTTAGGCATTTTTGTAGAAGTAGAACCACCGTATGTAAAAGATTTTTCTTTTGAAAACTTTGATACTCCGGCCGCAGTAAGTTTCACCTCAGCTACAGGAAACTTACTAGAAACGAACAACCCCTCCCAAAACGGAATTAATACCAGTAGTTTGAGTGGAAAGTATACACGAAATAGTACAGAACAGTACGATTTAATAACGTATGACATTACAAACGTAATCACAGGAACTCCGTACCTAAACAAAGAAAAGAAGTTTTATGTAGATGTATATACCCAAGCCCCAGTAGGTACAGAAATCATCATACAACTAGAAACCAATGATGCCATTGCTACCAATTATCCAGTAGGTAGGCATAGTCGCTATGTGGCTCAAATTACGCAACAAAACGCATGGCAACGTCTTGAGTTTTCTTTATTAGACACGCCCGACCCTGGTGCAGATGGTTCAGCATTGACTAAAATGATTATCCTGTTGAATCCTAATAGTTTTACCTCAGACGTATACTATTATGACAATTTAGACAGTTACAATGCCGACACAGGAACCACTGTCAACCAAGCCCCTACCGTAAGCATGACGAGTCCTAATGACGGAGCTTCTTTTTCAAGTGGAAGTACTATTGATTTAACTGCTAACGCAAACGATATCGATGGAAGCATTGCTGAAGTTTCTTTCTTCGACAACGATGTGCTGATTGGTTCAGATACCACGGCTCCCTACAGCATTAGCTGGAATATTTCGCAAGGAACACATACCATTACCGCCAAAGCAACCGATAATGAAAACCTTACGACCACCTCAACACCCATAACCATTACGGGGACTACAACAGGAACAGCAACTACTTTTTATGTGGCTTCTATTGTTACTGGTGAAGCAAGTGCGCAAAAAGGTCAAAAAATAGGAACAGCTACAGTGAACCTGAAAGATGATCTGGGTGGAGTAGTATCGAATGCAACGGTTTCAGGACAGTTTTCGGGAACTTTCAACGAACAAGTACAAGCGACTACCGATGGAAACGGAAATGCTTATTTCCAAACCAGTCAAACAGCCAAAGGAACTTTAACGGTGCAATTTTGTGTATCTGATGCTCAATACACTGGTTTAACGTTTAGTCCGTTAAACGATGGAACTATCTGCTCTTTATCTGCCAGAACAGGAAGTAACACAGATGACCTTGAAGAAGTGCTGTTAAATCAAGCTACTGAAAGCGTCCCTTATCCTAACCCTATGGCAACTTCTTTTACCTATCAATTACCCGAGAATAACCGTGCTATTTTTTCTTTTGAAATCGTAAGCTTGAGTGGTAAAATCATAACTTCTTGGAAGAATGTAACAAGCACTAAAGAATATAATGTTTCGTATTTGAAAAAAGGAATTTATATACTTAATGTATATACAGACAGTGGTCTTTTCAAACAATATAAAATGGTGAAAAAATAAGTACTGTAATTTTAAATTTTTAGAGAACCTTAAATAACTACATCCTTTTAAAACGCCTTGTCTTTGCATTTACTATAAAAGACAAGGTGTTTTTGTATGTTAATTTTTTAAAATGGTTTTTATGTTTTGTGAACTCAAAAGCTCCCCTCTAGTACTCTGAAAAATTAAGTAATTGTAATGTATAGCGAAATATTTTAAAAAAGAAATCCCAAAGACATAGGTTATCAGAAGAAAATTTAGCTATACTCCTAGTGAATTTTTTCTATACTGAATTATCAGGTTTCATTTACAATCTTATGTTAGATTGAATTACTAAAAAAGGCTCTTCTTTAAGAAGAGCCTTAACTTTATCTCTGAATTATTTGCTTTTTAACTTAAAATTCAGTCTGTTCTAATTAACGAATTTCAAATATTCATTGCATGTGATTATTTTTTAAACACTTTGGTTGTCAATAATTTTTGTCCGTCATTTACTTCTAAAATATACATTCCGGTTTGTAAACCTGAAACATTTATATTTGAGTTGTTTAAGCGTCCTTGTTTTACTACACTACCAATCGTATTTATAATTTTATACGTTATATCGTCTGCTTTAGATGCTAGTTTTACCTGTAAGTAATCTACTACTGGATTAGGATACGCCATAAAACTGATACTATTTTCATTTCCTAAGCTTTCTCCTCCTGTGCCAGCTGAAAAACCGTATAATCCTTCTGCTACCGAAGTACTTGAAACAATATTTACGGTATAGTCTTCTACTTCTCCATACGAAAAGGCTTCACAAGAAGTTTGTGCACTGTTGTACTTCATCGAAACACGCATTCTAGTAGTTCCTAAGCTTGCTCCTGAAGGAACATTTACTGTAGCCGTTAAGTTATTAGCACTTGAAGATGAACCCGACACCACTTTTTCACTACTCTCGAAAGTACCGTTTTGGTTAAAGTCTATCCAAACTGCCCAATATTCTGTGTACGATGTACTGCTAAAGTCTGCACTTACTATCATTTGATTTGAACTTCCTTGAGATAAGGTTGCTGTTTTTGAAGTAAAATCGGCATATCCACCGTTATCAC
It includes:
- a CDS encoding energy transducer TonB — encoded protein: MKNYKLTIPKPCHENWDAMTPNEKGKFCSSCSKTVVDFTKKSTKEIQEYLIANKEQRVCGHFYRKQLDSIVIQLPETMFHQSLTFQKLFIISLLFAMGTTLFSCKTDSGKIQKIEKVEIIDSIAKTEIGIDILKKNHDTLIQKNNCKVPPLLATTEITVIENTGKVLKNPVEPFDIEEVNKLPKKKEIEEAILLQPKDSVPEVVIVGVIVEGEAAMEPIEPYSFFQVDSKPKFKKTTSEFEEELNKFIRERFSNDLFKDLGIKKGNTRMYTQFTIDSLGNVSDVKVRAAHPKLKECIKEIIHELPQFIPAKKEGKNVSVKCTLPIIFEVD
- a CDS encoding family 16 glycosylhydrolase; protein product: MNTYFYIKRTALLFLLGFVWNTTLTQAQCPTIIWQDEFNSTQLDASKWNVQLGDGCAEGICGWGNGELQSYNEANITVSDGTLKITSKVERTRGSRYTSGRINTKGKASFAYGRIEASIKLPVGDGLWPAFWMLPTDEVYGSWPQSGEVDIMEFTASRQKEVYGYIHYGDLYPNNQSQGSIFDLKQGVFPDQFHEFAIEWEPGEIRWYVDGILYSTKKPEDLAPYQWPFDQDFYLLLNVAVGGNLGGNVNDSMLPATMEVDYVRVYDGVKTHITGNDVVSNQASQITYTLNNLSPGTSVNWTVPTGATVVSGQGSASVVIDFGSESGVVSASFNNGCEPTSLGIFVEVEPPYVKDFSFENFDTPAAVSFTSATGNLLETNNPSQNGINTSSLSGKYTRNSTEQYDLITYDITNVITGTPYLNKEKKFYVDVYTQAPVGTEIIIQLETNDAIATNYPVGRHSRYVAQITQQNAWQRLEFSLLDTPDPGADGSALTKMIILLNPNSFTSDVYYYDNLDSYNADTGTTVNQAPTVSMTSPNDGASFSSGSTIDLTANANDIDGSIAEVSFFDNDVLIGSDTTAPYSISWNISQGTHTITAKATDNENLTTTSTPITITGTTTGTATTFYVASIVTGEASAQKGQKIGTATVNLKDDLGGVVSNATVSGQFSGTFNEQVQATTDGNGNAYFQTSQTAKGTLTVQFCVSDAQYTGLTFSPLNDGTICSLSARTGSNTDDLEEVLLNQATESVPYPNPMATSFTYQLPENNRAIFSFEIVSLSGKIITSWKNVTSTKEYNVSYLKKGIYILNVYTDSGLFKQYKMVKK
- a CDS encoding DMT family transporter, producing the protein MQNNHNKNLAGLVLATFFISTSGVLGRYIAMPSEVIIWFRSVFAMVFLYAFCRFKKIDLTIQSRRHLFPFLISGIFMGVHWITYFYALKLSNVAIGMLSLYTFPVMIAFLEPLFLKIKFNPIHLVLGLLVLLGLYILAPDFDVTSTQVQGILFGLFSALCYSIRILILKQYVQQYNGVMLMFYQTVIITVVLVPVLFFMDVSGFQEQLPYLLLLGLLTTAIGHSLMVHSLQFFSASTASIISSIQPVFGIILAYIFLKEVPTWNTFVGGSLILATVVIESIRSRRY